From the genome of Nicotiana sylvestris chromosome 2, ASM39365v2, whole genome shotgun sequence, one region includes:
- the LOC104248682 gene encoding GTPase ERA-like, chloroplastic: MRALCLNLSLFPATLLPTRNYTSLIHSHCNCSSPSNGRFRLRATTSRRKSEPVLGDEEEEVEAEEYDSERTSKTMRMRSKGVIGINVEEEEEGEDSPMVLSLSVKPDRNMALLDDYELEELDFVPLDPNHRSGYVAVLGKPNVGKSTLSNQMVGQKLSIVTDKPQTTRHRVLGICSGPEYQMILYDTPGVIEKKMHKLDSMMMKNVRSAAVNADCVVVVVDACKAPEKIDEVMEEGVGDLKYKVPTLLVLNKKDLIKPGEIAKKLEWYEKFTDVDEVIPVSAKYGHGVEDIKDWILSKLPLGPAYYPKDIASEHPERFFVAEIVREKIFLQYRNEVPYACQVNVVSYKTRPNAKDFIQVEVIVEKNTQKIILIGKEGKALKLLATAARLDIEDFLQKKVFLEVEVKVKENWRQNEGLLKNYGYGGHIQAL; the protein is encoded by the exons ATGAGAGCGTTATGTCTGAACCTTTCTTTATTCCCAGCAACTCTTCTTCCCACAAGAAATTACACTTCTCTTATCCATTCCCACTGTAATTGCTCTTCACCTTCCAATGGCCGTTTCCGGCTACGCGCCACCACTAGTCGCCGCAAGTCGGAGCCTGTCCTCggtgacgaagaagaagaagttgaagCAGAAGAATACGACAGTGAAAGAACCTCTAAGACTATGAGAATGAGGTCTAAGGGTGTTATAGGCATAAAtgtagaggaagaagaagagggagaggATTCGCCGATGGTGCTGTCACTGAGTGTGAAACCAGACCGAAACATGGCTTTACTTGATGATTACGAATTGGAGGAGCTCGATTTTGTTCCCCTTGATCCTAATCATCGCAGTG GATATGTGGCAGTGCTTGGGAAGCCGAATGTAGGGAAAAGTACACTTTCCAATCAAATGGTTGGCCAGAAActgtccattgttactgataaacCTCAAACCACGCGTCATCGAGTTCTTGGTATTTGTTCTGGCCCAGAGTATCAG ATGATACTTTATGACACTCCCGGTGTCATAGAGAAGAAAATGCATAAGTTAGATTCAATGATGATGAAGAATGTCCGGAGTGCAGCTGTTAACGCAGACTGTGTGGTTGTTGTTGTGGACGCATGTAAGGCTCCTGAAAAG ATAGATGAAGTGATGGAAGAGGGTGTTGGAGACCTGAAATATAAAGTACCGACATTGTTAGTCTTGAATAAGAAGGACCTGATCAAGCCTGGTGAAATTGCAAAGAAACTTGAG TGGTATGAGAAATTTACGGACGTTGATGAGGTCATACCTGTAAGTGCAAAGTATGGTCATGGAGTAGAAGATATCAAGGACTGGATATTATCTAAGCTTCCTCTTGGGCCTGCTTATTATCCCAAG GACATTGCTAGTGAGCATCCCGAAAGATTTTTTGTAGCTGAAATTGTCAGAGAGAAGATATTTTTGCAATACCGAAATGAAGTTCCTTATGCGTGTCAG GTTAATGTAGTTAGCTACAAGACTAGACCGAACGCGAAAGACTTCATTCAAGTCGAAGTTATAGTGGAGAAGAACACTCAAAAGATCATCCTTATTGGGAAG GAAGGAAAGGCTTTGAAGCTTCTTGCTACAGCTGCAAGGCTTGACATAGAAGATTTCTTGCAAAAGAAAGTTTTTCTGGAG GTTGAGGTGAAGGTGAAAGAGAACTGGAGGCAAAATGAAGGTCTCCTCAAGAACTACGGATATGGGGGCCACATTCAAGCTTTGTGA
- the LOC104248683 gene encoding glutamate receptor 2.9-like, protein MSSKPFPMLIFILKTYILISLLTLKATANETIEIGAIVDINSRIGKEQKTAIGIAVENYNHDKRNHKQLITVHFRNTSKDAVEDLSTAEDLVEKNNVKMIVVGMQTWEETALVADIGKRHQVPITSFVTASYTPELVQLKWPFLVQMSSSSLEQINCISAIVRSYLWRKVIIIYEDDMYSDSSVLAVLSETLKGDGAEIEHQVILPQTSSLSDPREVVRREVVKLLRKQSRVFVVLRSSVSTASHLFKEAKEIGLMGRDSAWILADSLADLLDSVHTPFISSIQGALGIKTHYSEATKSFQDFKGQFQKIFLSEYPMEDHSEPGIHALKAYDSITAFAMAVNNLGTKTSNDSKLLKNRILSSNFTGLSGQVSFVDGALSHPSTFRIVNVVGNRYKRLGFWSSKVGFSEVVEAENGGRIQVNGSHTMKSSEVKWPGELNRVPKGWAMPTDSKPLIIGVPGRTTFEKFVKVEKVANSNERKYSGFCIDLFKEVLKILEQNYTLPYEFEPYDGSYPDLVQQVINRRYDAIVGDMTILAERIKYVEFTQPFAESGLTMVVPVKFDGSKKAWMFLKPFTISMWIVTGSILVYTMLVVWFMEHQSNPEFRGRWKDQLGTAMWFTFSSLFFAHREKIKSNYTKIVVVVWLFLVFVLTSSYTASLTSMLTVPRLEPSVKDINWIKRTNTTVGCDGDSFVKDYLRQVLELQNIKNISNQEDYPKEFESGNIKAAFLEIPYQKVFLREHCNQYVVAGPNYRFGGLAFVFQKGSPLARDVSEAILTLTQDGTLNSLEERWFALSRNCDNVDASNETESLTLGSFWGLYLVSGATSTVCLLFFLWRLCRKSWQQSQAYYDNVVHPSTDQSFWTKTARIIRYYQKDKPAVSLRRVTSGRAAGLGVEERGASSRWHLVSPSDAAQVFDGSSQHPQSSLEMGNLRSE, encoded by the exons ATGAGTTCTAAGCCATTCCCTATGTTAATCTTCATCCTCAAAACCTATATTTTAATCTCCCTTTTAACTCTCAAAGCAACTGCAAATGAAACCATAGAAATAGGTGCAATTGTTGACATAAATTCCCGTATTGGGAAGGAACAGAAAACAGCCATAGGTATAGCAGTTGAGAATTATAACCATGACAAAAGAAACCACAAGCAGCTTATAACAGTTCATTTTAGGAACACCAGCAAGGATGCAGTTGAGGACCTTTCCACAG CTGAAGATCTTGTTGAGAAAAACAATGTCAAGATGATAGTTGTAGGCATGCAGACTTGGGAAGAAACTGCTTTAGTAGCTGATATTGGGAAAAGGCATCAAGTTCCAATTACCTCTTTTGTTACAGCTTCCTACACACCAGAGTTGGTGCAGCTAAAATGGCCTTTCTTGGTGCAAATGAGTTCAAGTAGCTTGGAACAAATTAATTGTATATCTGCTATTGTTCGTTCGTACCTGTGGAGGAAAGTCATAATAATTTATGAAGATGACATGTATAGTGATTCTAGTGTCCTTGCAGTTTTATCTGAAACACTTAAAGGTGATGGTGCAGAAATAGAGCATCAAGTAATTCTTCCACAAACCTCTTCTCTATCCGATCCAAGGGAAGTTGTTCGACGAGAGGTTGTGAAGTTACTAAGGAAACAATCAAGGGTATTTGTCGTTCTTCGCTCATCAGTATCCACTGCAAGTCATTTGTTTAAAGAAGCCAAAGAGATTGGACTTATGGGAAGAGATTCAGCTTGGATACTTGCAGACTCTCTCGCTGATCTCTTGGATTCTGTTCATACCCCCTTTATTTCATCTATCCAAGGAGCTTTAGGAATCAAAACTCACTACTCAGAAGCCACTAAGTCTTTCCAAGATTTTAAAGGTCAATTCCAAAAGATTTTCCTGTCTGAGTACCCTATGGAAGATCACTCAGAGCCTGGAATTCATGCTCTAAAAGCATATGACAGTATCACAGCTTTTGCTATGGCTGTGAACAATTTGGGTACAAAGACTTCCAATGACTCAAAGTTACTGAAAAACAGAATTCTTTCGAGCAATTTCACAGGTTTGAGTGGCCAAGTTAGCTTTGTTGATGGAGCATTGTCACACCCTTCAACATTTAGGATTGTAAACGTCGTAGGAAACAGGTATAAAAGACTTGGCTTTTGGTCATCAAAGGTTGGGTTCTCGGAAGTTGTTGAAGCTGAAAATGGGGGGAGAATCCAAGTTAATGGTTCCCATACCATGAAGTCTAGTGAGGTAAAGTGGCCGGGGGAATTGAACCGTGTCCCAAAAGGGTGGGCAATGCCTACTGATTCAAAACCATTAATCATTGGTGTTCCAGGGAGAACCACTTTTGAGAAATTTGTAAAGGTTGAAAAGGTGGCAAATTCAAATGAAAGGAAGTATAGTGGTTTCTGTATTGATCTTTTCAAAGAAGTACTTAAAATTTTGGAGCAAAATTATACACTACCTTATGAATTTGAACCATATGATGGCTCATATCCTGACCTGGTTCAGCAAGTTATTAATAGG AGGTATGATGCTATTGTTGGAGACATGACGATATTAGCTGAAAGGATAAAATACGTGGAGTTCACACAGCCATTTGCAGAATCAGGATTGACCATGGTGGTTCCAGTGAAGTTTGATGGATCGAAGAAGGCATGGATGTTCTTGAAGCCTTTCACTATAAGCATGTGGATAGTAACAGGTTCTATCTTAGTTTACACAATGCTTGTAGTTTGGTTCATGGAGCATCAGTCGAATCCTGAATTTAGAGGCCGGTGGAAAGATCAACTTGGAACTGCAATGTGGTTTACATTCTCTTCACTGTTTTTTGCTCACC GGGAAAAAATCAAGAGCAACTACACGAAGATTGTAGTCGTAGTTTGGCTTTTCCTGGTCTTTGTGCTGACCTCGAGTTATACAGCTTCTTTGACTTCAATGCTGACTGTTCCAAGACTGGAACCAAGTGTGAAAGACATAAATTGGATAAAGAGAACAAACACAACAGTTGGATGTGATGGTGATTCCTTTGTTAAGGATTATTTGAGGCAAGTCCTGGAGCTTCAAAATATCAAGAACATTAGCAATCAGGAAGATTACCCAAAGGAATTTGAAAGTGGAAACATCAAAGCAGCCTTTCTTGAAATCCCATATCAGAAGGTTTTCCTTAGAGAGCATTGCAACCAGTATGTTGTAGCTGGTCCTAATTACAGATTTGGCGGACTAGCCTTT GTGTTCCAGAAAGGCTCTCCGCTAGCTCGTGATGTGTCTGAAGCCATACTGACTCTAACACAAGATGGTACGCTTAACAGTTTGGAAGAACGTTGGTTTGCTTTGTCAAGGAATTGTGACAATGTTGATGCTAGTAATGAAACAGAAAGTCTCACCCTAGGGAGCTTCTGGGGCTTATATCTAGTGTCTGGTGCAACATCTACTGTCTGTCTGCTATTTTTCCTGTGGCGTTTATGCAGAAAATCCTGGCAACAGAGTCAAGCATATTATGACAATGTAGTTCATCCATCAACTGATCAAAGTTTCTGGACAAAGACAGCTAGAATTATACGGTATTACCAAAAGGACAAGCCTGCAGTATCTTTAAGGAGAGTAACATCTGGTCGGGCAGCAGGGCTCGGGGTAGAGGAGAGAGGGGCTTCGTCAAGGTGGCACTTGGTGAGTCCTTCAGACGCTGCACAGGTTTTTGATGGCTCTTCCCAACATCCTCAATCTTCCCTAGAAATGGGGAATTTAAGGTCGGAATGA